The Rattus rattus isolate New Zealand chromosome 1, Rrattus_CSIRO_v1, whole genome shotgun sequence genome includes a region encoding these proteins:
- the LOC116889909 gene encoding olfactory receptor 6C2-like, whose translation MKNNTITTFLLLGLTDDPQLQFPIFVFLFVAYMLSITGNLTIITLTILDCHLKKPMYFFLKNFSMLEISFTSACIPRYLYNIATGDRSITYDVCVTQVFFIDVFGVNEFFLLAIMSYDRYVAICKPLHYVTIMNSKVCQTLNLCCWMAGLLIILPPLTLLLNLRFCDSNVIDYFFCDASPILKISCSDTWLIEQLVILCAVLTFIMTLVCVTLSYVHIIKTILRFPSAQQRKKAFSTCSSHMIVVSITYGSCIFIYINPSAKESVAINKGVAVLMSSIAPMLNPFIYTLRNKQVRQAFSDSIKKITMISMKKENVQI comes from the coding sequence ATGAAGAACAACACGATAACCACCTTCCTTCTGTTGGGACTAACAGATGATCCTCAACTTCAGTTTcctatttttgtgtttctatttgttGCCTACATGCTCAGCATAACTGGGAATCTGACTATCATAACCCTCACTATATTGGACTGCCACCTCAAAAAACCAATGtacttttttctaaaaaatttttCCATGTTAGAAATTTCTTTTACATCTGCTTGTATCCCTCgatatttatataacatagcAACAGGAGACAGGTCAATCACTTATGATGTTTGTGTCACGCAAGTGTTTTTTATTGATGTTTTTGGAGTAAATGAATTTTTTCTTCTGGCCATTATGTCCTATGATcgttatgtggccatctgcaaaccCCTGCATTATGTAACCATCATGAACAGTAAGGTGTGTCAGACACTTAATCTCTGTTGCTGGATGGCTGGCTTGCTCATCATACTACCACCACTTACCCTGTTACTAAATTTGAGATTTTGTGACTCAAATGTTATTGATTATTTCTTCTGCGATGCATCTCCTATCTTGAAGATTTCATGCTCAGACACTTGGCTCATAGAGCAACTGGTGATTCTTTGTGCAGTGCTGACCTTCATTATGACCCTTGTGTGTGTTACTCTGTCCTATGTACATATCATCAAGACCATTCTAAGGTTCCCCTCTGCCCAGCAAAGGAAAAAGGCCTTTTCCACCTGTTCTTCTCACATGATTGTAGTTTCAATCACCTATGGaagttgtattttcatttacatCAACCCTTCAGCTAAGGAATCAGTGGCTATCAATAAGGGTGTAGCAGTTCTGATGTCATCAATTGCTCCAATGTTAAACCCATTCATTTATACTCTGAGAAATAAGCAAGTTAGACAAGCCTTCAGTGATTCCATCAAAAAAATTACCATGAtctcaatgaagaaagagaatgttcaaatatag